Proteins encoded by one window of Capra hircus breed San Clemente unplaced genomic scaffold, ASM170441v1, whole genome shotgun sequence:
- the LOC108634662 gene encoding interferon omega-1-like: protein MASENLPQGSPRHRLSQPSSSRIFPMAFVLSLLMALVLVSYGPGGSLGCDLSQNHMLVGSQNLRILGQMRISPRFCLQDRKDFAFPQEMVEGSQLQEAQAISVLHEMLQQSFNLFHPESSSAAWNTTLLEQLCTGLHQQLDHLDACLGQVMGGKDSALGRTDPTLAVKRYFQGIHVYLKEKGYSDCAWDIVRLEIMRSLSSSASLQERLR from the coding sequence ATGGCATCAGAGAACCTACCTCAAGGTTCACCCAGACACCGtctcagccagcccagcagcagCCGCATCTTCCCCATGGCCTTCGTGCTCTCTCTACTCATGGCCCTGGTGCTGGTCAGCTATGGCCCGGGAGGATCCCTGGGCTGTGATCTGTCTCAGAACCACATGCTAGTTGGCAGCCAGAACCTCAGGATCCTGGGCCAAATGAGAATCTCCCCTCGCTTCTGTCTGCAGGACAGAAAAGACTTCGCTTTCCCCCAGGAAATGGTGGAGGGCagccagctccaggaggcccaggccatCTCTGTGCTCCACGAGATGCTCCAGCAGAGCTTCAACCTCTTCCACCCAGAGAGCTCCTCTGCTGCCTGGAACACCACCCTCCTGGAGCAGCTCTGCACTGGACTCCATCAGCAGCTGGACCACCTGGACGCCTGCCTGGGGCAGGTGATGGGAGGGAAAGACTCTGCCCTGGGAAGGACAGACCCCACCCTGGCTGTGAAGAGGTACTTCCAGGGCATCCATGTCTACCTGAAAGAGAAGGGATACAGCGACTGTGCCTGGGATATCGTCAGACTGGAAATCATGAGATCCTTGTCTTCATCAGCCAGCTTGCAAGAAAGGTTAAGATGA